Within the Erigeron canadensis isolate Cc75 chromosome 6, C_canadensis_v1, whole genome shotgun sequence genome, the region TTCTGAACTTGTGCGGGATACTATAGGTCCTCTCAACAAGGCCATGAATGATCTCGAGGATCTTCATTCTCAATATTTGTGTGCCCTATCTGCAGATCCTGATGCTTCTCCCTCTCAGCTGATGCAATTTCCGAATGTCTAAAGTGTTTAAACTTTAAGTCCAAACATTTTATTTGCTGGATTTTTCTGTCCTCCTTTCCTTTGGCTTGTACCTCCAAtaacttttgtgaattttagCCTTATTTGTTTGTTTACGGATTTATCTAATGGTATATGCCTTTTCAAGATGCTGATCAAGCTATCTACTGACATAACATTTTCAAGACTTATTCCTTAAGGCCTTATTTGGACTTGCCTTATTAATCTTTTGTTGCTAAGGCTTTGTCCATGGACCGAGCTATTACAATATATGTTTAGAGCTTGTGTATTATCTTATGACAGTCGCCTTCTAACTAAATCGTTTTATGGCAGTCGTCTTATGACGTTGCTTTATAGGAGTGTTATCGGGCGTCCCCTGAACTCCTCATAAAGTCTtcgaatatacatgtataatttGCGCATGGTATTCTGATCGATCTTGTTTGAaagtaattttttgaaaaaacaaagtGCGGAGGGCCTTTACATAGTAAGTGATGTGTATTTTCGAGCcttaaaatttataacacgGATCACCTAGCGActaactactacacacttgcgggtaGTGGACCCGTTtgtatgcagtatagttaactTGGTAAatacgaggtcgaacacaaggactttgtaagcaattgttcaaataaagtaattcagattaaaaagAGGTTCTTtatggccgagttgccacgttgcaaaagttagcagaaaaagttagtaatcctgtaggattaatcgcaagaaagagaattttgattttatgacaaaagaaattaaaaagtcatccgTCTTGACCTCGCTCAACAACATGTTCGGATTGCAcattaatgaagttcaaattcaattttagttgataaagataatgtgagaaaacaaaaacacaaactggtaccaccaacgtttgtaaaattatttaaatcacctaattaattaGTTCTCTTGTAAaagctggtaccaccaacgcttaaaacaatttccctaactaactagtttgtttgactataAAATTAACAACtgtacctatgtgaagataacgtggtaccaccaaccgttacacAACACGTTGACCAAATAACTCCTTTTATTAAaggacattcactatcataccatgaactagtgataattgtttatagacaaacagttaatagaaaatcacacacgtattcaactagtaccactaacgaagaacacgtatgccaccaatatcaaaataataattaataaggaattaaatcatcaagatcatgACACAACGttaattgaaatcaactttgaattataaaattgtGCAATCCTACATATTGTATCACTACATCAAGACGGATGATAAagaatttagctactcatgacaacattaataaaactaacaatcattatataaataaaatccataataataattgtatagtGATAAAGTATTATAATTAAGCAACTATTAATAAAAGAGAGAAGAAATCGAACGAGAATGTGGTTGCGTGCTTCTGCTGCTCGACTCTTCAATCCTCACGTACGAAAATTAGCTCCTCACAAACCGACACTTCGAACTCTCGTGCAATCCTCCAATCACCTCTCGTACgaaatattattattgatagaTAAATTAGATTGATTCGTATGATCTCCACACTAGCCGATCAAAACTCTCCTTCCGTAAGAAacaaaaaccctttttttttatatattagtcgATAGATGTTTTCTTACCTAGACTTCTTGTGCAtctaatgtaatatatatacaaatatgattTACTTGCATGAGGTCCACTTTTGGTTTAAGTTCGGCCGACTTCAATTCCCATAGTAACCGACCTCCAATTGtttccttgtttttttttttgctgggCTGCACGCAAGGACAAGGGGCTAGGCCCATTTAAGTATGTTGATGTCAAATTATTGACTTGATGTCCACACATTCTTTTCTCTAATTGAGCCCACCGTCAGATTCATTTgaagtaattaatataattggGACTTAATACTCATTGACTTGCAACTGGAGTGAAACATGAATTAAAAGACTTTATCTTGAGCATTTTATGGTACTCCACCTACATGAACCTACAATTCAAATATAATCAATTAAGTAACAAAATTCATTTAAACAGTTATTATTCAAgcataaaagaaataatatcgCGTAAAATAATATGTGTAAAATAGGCGTTATCAAATTCCCCCACACTTTAGCTTTGCTTGCCCTCAAGcaatttcaaaacaattattCCTTTCGTTAACGATCACAAAAACATgacaattattaaaaagaagctaaaccatgatagttagaaaacaaatgagaatggttaagcagttttaatcttaaataaaaattgaaatgtttgacaatatttgaatgGTCCACAAGCCTcgaaaacacgactaagcattttaattaaatgagaGAATAATATCTCAACTAAcctactccaactaacaaactattgggttgaaatattgtatcaatcacTCAAAGCCCAGTCGTGATGCATActattttaccataggcttgttCTAGAATCAAATCTCCACCATCATGGCGTAAGCACCAAGCATAACTATCAAAAGAGGTATTTTATTCGGCTCTAATGTATATTCTGAAGGCTTACAAGGGTCATTAACATatgtgtatggaaatttgggatataattggtgttaaaaagaaataacacaacaattaactaagttttacatatagtctagtccaacacaacccatgtcattagttgtcATCTATCCAAAGCCCAAAAGACGTCATCCCGAAACTACTCCCCCAATAGAACGataaaaaccgacaccattgtggtgtgtGACATTCAAAATGACTTATAACCACCATATCTTACCAATATTGACTTAAACGAACATGCCAACTTCAATGAAGATTATAAACAACAAAAGATTCTTTTAGTTGGTCTAATAAACATAccaacttaaacataaaataagCATTTAATAATTAAgcttttgttggtttaaactaACTTACCAACTTAATTTGATTTGTCGAAAATATgggaaataccaactgacagtccaagtttgttttttacttttttacttttcttttctgtttttcactttttttttttaatgaactacttttaccctgcCTAATTGGTATCCCCTTTTTGAACTTTAAATTACATTGACAAATCATAAATAACATGCTAAACCGAATAATCTAGACTTAATCCAaaatcatgacgaaatcaaTCTACTCCCAATAGAGAATACACCAACCCGACACAACAAAGACAACCCAAACCATTCGACTAACATAGGCAACTAATGACCAACAatggatttcgactatcggtatggcgaggaaaggttaacatatttaagtggatttaaacACAAACGAACAAGGCGAGGCTCAACAGGTATTCTACAAGTTTCTTacactaaaaatgagtgcaacaCGGGTTTAAACAAGGGTATTTACTAACCAATGTGGTTAGCTACTAAAACACATGCACAAAGACATAgttaaacaatgataaacataacaaGGGGtgaaataacaaagaaaaacacGGTTTAAACCTAAGTTtgcctctttatcatctagttACACCTATATCACCGACGTGATCTCACTGCGATCTCGAAATaatcaactaagacaagttctagaatcaatgcGATCACtggcacactcatatcaaagaagaaataatacggaaatggaaaatcaaccttaAACTTGCACATCgtagttcagagctctaaaaaGATCCTTACTTctggataaatccaaaagcctatgagagggacaaatttacaaggataataattcaaaaaccgtaacacctagcatatatataaatgaatcaaGACCTTacaaatttggtgttttgggatATAAGTGTGCTAGTTATGTTATCAATCTAGAAAGGATTTGCCCAattaatcattcaaaacacatttcacaaattaaaaattttttaccAAAGGAatttatagtttaattactaatatgattaaatCCTATATGACAAAGCAATTAAACTATAAGgacaaacaaacaaaagtttCAAAGTCTCCCAAATTAACCCGGCTTTTTCTTATTTACCTCTCCCCCACATTTGAGTtgtacaatgccctcaatgtacAATGAACTAAGACaaaactatgggaaatagggaaaagtaaataaaagagataaaGAACTTAGAAACTTCCCGGGTTTAATGCGCATGCTCCAAATGCTCGGTTGAGTCAAAAATAATGTAAGTTAATTGCATCTCAACCGCATTTAACACCTTCCTCGAAGCTCTAACACACACTcaaacaaaaacatcaaacataccaaaagaaaaagaaaataataacaataactataaaactgaaaataaaaatCCTAAATACGAAAAAGAAACAACTAcactaaaaatcaaaatctttttggattttttaactttttcaatttttttttggattttttaactttttcaattttttttggattttttaactttttcaatttttttttggatttttttaatataaagaaaaatgaaaagtaaaactaaacaagataagaaaaagaacaaacatAATAAAGAGACTCGGGTTGCCTCctgagaagcgcttaatttattaacgagtctttagctagactcGATCGCCGATTACTCTTCGAAATCAAACAATCGGAGTTCCTCAAAAGTAACTCCCTCCACGGCTTCTTCCTCATGATAAAGCTTCAATCTATGACCATTAACAATAAACGACCCTCCATCCTTTTTAAACAACTCAACGTATCCGGATGggtaaacatgcttaattacATAAGGTCCTATCCAACGGGAAGTCAATTTAGGTTGCTTAATCTTaaactttgacaaaaacaaTAAGACTTTATCACCAACTTTAAATTCTTTCCTACGAAGTCTTTTATCATGCCAcacttttgttctttctttgtACAACATGGAGTTATCATAGGCACCTAATCTAAGCTCATCAAGCTCATTCAATTGCAAAAACCTATGTTCACCTGCTTTTAACAAATCCATGTTACAATTCTTTAAAGCCCAATATGCCTTATGTTCAATTTCAACCGGTAGGtgacaagtcttgccataaagAAGTCGGTATGGTGTAGTACCAATAGGCGTCTTATAGGCGGTCCGAATCACAAGTCTCCACTAGAGTTTTAGCTTCCTTGAAAATAGTtggccaatagaaacctgcatcataAACTTTCTTACCGGTCACAGATGGTCCATAATCTCCACCGGTAGGGCCATGGTGACATGAATCCAAAATCTCTCGGGTTTCAGTACCAGAAACACATCTCCTGATCATTCCATCTACACACATTCTAAACAAATACGGTTCttcccaaaaataatgcttaatctcagaaaagaatttcttcttttgttgagatgtcATTTCTTCAGGAAGAACGTTAGCACaaagataattagcaatgtctgCAAACCATGGTTCTTTTTCACCTTGTACCTGCATCAAATCTTAATCaggaaaataatcattaatctcatgctcttgcaactcctcaaggtgagggttttcgagcctacttaAATGATCGGCTGCCACATTTTCTGCCCCCTTTTTATCCCTAATCTCAATgtcaaattcttgcaaaagcaagacccaacgaatGAGACGGGGTTTGGCATCTTATTTGGAAAACAAGTACCTCAATGCGGAATGGTCGGTGTAAACTATGGTCTTATTTAAaaccaagtagggacgaaatttgtcaaaagcatacacaacggCCAACAACTCTTTCTCAGTCACAGTGTGATTTTGTTGGGCCGGATTCAAGgtcttgctagcataagaaatgggacggaaatgtttatcctccctttgTCCTAAAACGACCCCTAAGGCATAGtcactagcatcacacattaaGTCAAAGGGTAATGACCAATCTGGTGAAGTCATAATTGGTGCATTAGTCAATTCTTtctttaacaagttaaatgcATTAAGACACTCATCATTAAACACAAACGGGGCATCTTTTTCTAACAACTTGGTCATTGGCCgggttatttttgaaaaatcctttatgaacctacgataaaaaccggcatgacccAAAAAGCTTCTAACTGATTTAACATTTGTCGGTGGAGGTAATTTAGCTATAACATCAATCTTGGTCTTATCTACCTCTAATCCCGACTTAGAAACCTTGTGTCCCAAAACTATTCCttctttaaccataaaatgacaCTTTTCCCAATTCAAGACCTAGTGTGCCCGTTCATACCTTTCCAACATCTTATCAAGACTCTCTAAACAACTCtcaaatgaactaccaaaaaccaaaaagtcatccatgaaaacttccatggaggtttcaATCATATATTGGAAAATGGAAATCGTACATCGTTGAAAGGTACCGGGGGCATTACAAAGACCAAAaggcatcctcctataggcataagtgccataggaACAAGTAAACGTGGTCTTTTCTTGATCTTTagggtcaatgggtatttgaaagtacccggagaacccgtctaaaaaacaaaagtacTCGTTACCGGcgagccgttcgagcatttgatcaataaaaggCAATGGGAAATGGTCTTTGCGGGTTGCATCATTTaatttccgataatcaatacataccctccacccgGTGACAGTTCTAGTGGGAATcaattcatttttatcatttaaaacaaCGGTCATCCCACCATTTTTCGGTACACAATGTACCGGACTCACCCAAGAACTATCcgaaatggggaatatgattcccgcatcaagTAGCTTAATAACCTCTTTTTttacaacatctttcatatttggatttaatctccgttgtctttgcacaatTGGTTTAGCATTATCAACAAAGTTTATGGTctgcttacaaaattctggacttatacccggaatatcggaaattttccatgcaaaggctCTTTTATGAGACTTAAGGACGGTCAAAAGtctagatttttcatcctccaaCAATGAAGATGAAATGACAATGGGTAAGAAAGATGTACCTTCAAGATAGGCATATTCGAGATGATCCGGCAAGGGtttgagttccaaatcggtaGGAGGAGACTCAATCGATGTAAGCACCCGTGTGCTTTCACTAGTCGTGATCTCTTCAAAAGTCTCATCCTCTGGTGGAGTTTCATCAACACTCAATGCCATGATTTCTTGCATCATTTCTTCAACTAGCACTTtctcttcttcactacaagcaaGCAATGCCTGTCCATCTTCCATGTCCAAGATATCCACGAGCTCTTTCTCCAaagcatcttcttcttcttcttcttcttcaataacATCTATCCTGACACAAGATTCATCACACGAGTAAGGATGCTTAAGAGCCCTATCAACATTAAAAACTACCCGGTCTTCTCCGACACCTAAGGAAATCTCCTTAGCCTtaacccggatgatagcatccgcggtcataAGGAAGGGTCGGCCAAGAATTAGAGGCACATTAACATCCGCCTCCAtctcaagaataacaaaatctaCCGGGAAAATCATATGACCCActttaatttgtaaattttcgctatccccatgggatattggaatgaacggtccgcaagcctaatgctcatgcgggtagGGATCAATTCACCTAACGACAATCTTTTATAAACAGAATAAGGCATCAAAATAATGCTAGCCCCAAGATCGACCAATGCCTTATACAAACGAACACCAAAGAACAAgagataagaaaactccctggatcttccAACTTAGGAGGAATCTCGTTCTTGATGATGGCGGAACACTCGGCACTCATGACTGTCGTCTTCGCCTCTTCCAACTTAATCTTATCCGTAATGAGTTCcttgagaaactttgcataattaggcatacctgcaagaagatcaactaGAGGAATACTAATGTTAACACTTTGAATCAACTCAACAAACTTCTTGAAATTCTCCTTGATCTTTGCTTTCCTCAATCGTTGAGGAAAAAGTATCTTCGGCTGATACGGCTTAACGGGAGGTTTCTCAACAGTAGTCTTCTCAACAGTCTTGGATGGAACGGCCGGTGTCTTCACGGCTGGGTTCGGCTCCATctcaatctcatcatcaacAGCTTCATTGGCTTCAACCTGCACAATAGGAGTAATATCATTAGGCAAAGGATTTGCAGAATTATAAGTATTACCTACTCTTGTTGTGATCGCATTCACTTGCTCATTTCGAGCATTCGGATAGCAATACTTCTGTCCGGATCCTTGGTTATTCTGCTGAGGCCTAGGATTTTGCTGCGTATTACTCGGTAGTGTACCGAGTTGCCTATTTGAATTTCCTAACCTTTCGAGCTTTGCTTCTATATCCTGAAATGTAGCTTGAGTGCTCTTTGTACTTTGCTCCAGCTTATGAGTCAAACCGTCCAAACGAGTAGTCATAGAATCCCATGCAGAATGCATCTTCTTGGATTGTTCTTCCACTTTCTCATTAGTTGCTTTCCTGCTGATTGCTAAACCTGCTGAACCTATTGCCACCAAACCCAGAGTTGTTAGTATTATTAAATGAAGATGAGGGATAAGAAGTACCGGATTGccggttttgataaccggtgTTCTGGCTGTAGGATCCCTGCTGCTGATTCTGAACATAACTAACTTCCTGAGCTGGCTTGTCCGGGCAATCTTCCGAGTAATGATAATCTCCACAGTAGTCACAACCATCCGCTATGACCTtcacatccctttcaatgctcTTAAACCTTGCATCTTGGTTATCAAACCTCTCATTCATTTGCTTCGAGAGTGCCTTAACTTCAGCAACTAACCTTGACTCTTCACCACTTTCCACCTTAGCAACAGTCTTACTTCCCGATTTCCTACTTTGGATTTCTTCCCGGACAGAGAACTCCTTAGCCATGTCATCCAAGATTTTATAACCTTCACTTGGAGTCACATTATTCAAACTACCCCCAAACGCAGCTGCAAGTTCCCTTCTAGTCTTCCTAagcaaaccatcatagaaaatctcaaccactgcttTAGTAGTCATATTATGACCTGGACAATTTCAAAGCATTTCCTAATACCGTTTCCAAGAATCAACTACATCTTCACCCACATCTTGAGTAAATGCTCTGATCTTATTTTCCAATTGTCTTTGAGTTCTTACtaaatagaactcatcaataaaaccttctCGAAGTTCAACCCATGTGGAGTACAAGTCATCCGGTTGTTCCTTGAGCCAAGCTTTTGCATCTCCACAAAGAGTAAGTGGAAAGAGCTCAAGTTTCACGATGTCATTTTGTCCTTCTCCATAATTgtaaaacctacaaatctttTCAAACCTTTCCAAATGGCCGTAAGGATCACTGTTTGTCACTCCATCGAACTTCTCTTCCTCAACACTCTTCAAGTGATTTcctttaagattaaaattcaaCCCGGTGGCTGGAGAACGAATAGCATTGCCACGGTTGGCCGGTATGTTTCTCTTTCGATCCCCGTAAAGACAGTTGTTGGGGTTGACTGGTTGTTCCTGATCACCCTTTCTTCTTGCCTGAACTGGTTGATATACCCGAATAATTACTACTGAACCAGGTATAGAAGTTTTGTCCTTATTATCTTCCTCTTCTGAATTATCACCTGATTTTAAAACACCACCTGATTCTAAGAAATCGGTGCTGAACTGGATCCCTGTCAGTGAATCTTTCTTTAAataatgttgatccaaatcaATGTCCTCTTGGACTTGCTCTGCAGTTTCTGGATCTATCCTGTTAGATGTAGAGGCCTCCGTGTTGCTGAGTGACAATAAGTGACGTCTGGCTCTTCCTGGATTAGACTGAAGACTAACCAAAGGTTTTCCAGaagctcttgtgttcatcaactactaaGAACCTGCACAATCACCACAAAACAAAACGTTAACTGCACCTGggacaaaaagaaataaattaaaaacaaaaataaaatctatctaataAAGCAATTAACTTTCTCACAAATGAACGCAAGAAAGGATCGAAccactaaattaaacaactactTAAACTTAAGTCCCCGGTAgtggcgccaaaaacttgatgtgtattttcgaGTCTTAAAATTTATCACACGAATCACCTAGcgactgactacaacacacttgcgggtagtggacccgttcgtatgcagtatagttaacttggtaaatccgaggtcgaacacaaggactttgtaaGCAATTGTTCA harbors:
- the LOC122604314 gene encoding uncharacterized protein LOC122604314 gives rise to the protein MTTKAVVEIFYDGLLRKTRRELAAAFGGSLNNVTPSEGYKILDDMAKEFSVREEIQSRKSGSKTVAKVESGEESRLVAEVKALSKQMNERFDNQDARFKSIERDVKVIADGCDYCGDYHYSEDCPDKPAQEVSYVQNQQQGSYSQNTGYQNRQSGSAGLAISRKATNEKVEEQSKKMHSAWDSMTTRLDGLTHKLEQSTKSTQATFQDIEAKLERLGNSNRQLGTLPSNTQQNPRPQQNNQGSGQKYCYPNARNEQVNAITTRVGNTYNSANPLPNDITPIVQVEANEAVDDEIEMEPNPAVKTPAVPSKTVEKTTVEKPPVKPYQPKILFPQRLRKAKIKENFKKFVELIQSVNISIPLVDLLAGMPNYAKFLKELITDKIKLEEAKTTVMSAECSAIIKNEIPPKLEDPGSFLISCSLVFVCIRHWSILGLALF